In Tepidimonas taiwanensis, the following are encoded in one genomic region:
- the pgi gene encoding glucose-6-phosphate isomerase: MNPQAFVAPTERRAWKTLQTLAAQPQPHLRELLASGDALRSAALQFEAAGLTLDATRQGVTLPVWQALLALAEESGVHAQAKAMWRGDPINATERRAVLHVALRGSHRDDNPWEPAITAAVRAELQRFLDAAERLRSGRWPNDTETTPVRDVVNIGIGGSDLGPRMAVQALGPDHRGSVRVHFVSNPDAWALYEILRDLNPRETAFIVQSKTFTTQETLTLAESARRWLADGGIAVSAQGPHWMAVTANPERAQHWGVPPAQIFRFWDWVGGRYSLWSAIGLPLAIAIGADAFRQLLAGGHAMDEHFRHAPPAHNLPLALALLGIWNRNFLGCPTLLQSVYSARLAEWARFVQQMDMESNGKSVHIDGRPVTVDTGPIVWGGLGIDGQHAYFQLLHQGTHRVPVEFIGVRDMGAPLPLAAEHQRVVHTNLLAQAQALAEGRDADATAAALRAEGLNEEDVERLTPHRTYRGNVPSSIVWLPRLDPFHLGALIAAYEHKVFCQAAIWGVHAYDQWGVELGKTLVRRLQA; the protein is encoded by the coding sequence ATGAACCCGCAGGCTTTTGTCGCCCCCACCGAACGCCGCGCTTGGAAGACCCTGCAAACCCTCGCGGCCCAACCCCAGCCGCACCTGCGCGAGTTACTCGCCAGCGGCGACGCGCTGCGCTCGGCCGCGCTGCAGTTCGAAGCGGCCGGCCTGACTTTGGACGCGACACGGCAGGGCGTCACACTGCCCGTGTGGCAAGCGCTGCTCGCCTTGGCCGAGGAAAGTGGGGTCCACGCACAGGCCAAGGCGATGTGGCGCGGCGACCCCATCAATGCGACGGAAAGGCGTGCCGTCTTGCACGTGGCCCTGCGCGGCAGCCACCGCGACGACAACCCATGGGAGCCCGCGATCACCGCAGCGGTGCGCGCCGAGCTGCAGCGCTTCCTCGACGCGGCCGAGCGGCTGCGCAGCGGACGCTGGCCCAACGACACCGAGACCACGCCCGTGCGGGACGTGGTCAACATTGGCATTGGCGGCTCCGACCTGGGCCCGCGCATGGCGGTGCAGGCCCTCGGTCCCGATCACCGTGGATCGGTGCGCGTGCACTTTGTCTCCAACCCGGACGCGTGGGCGTTGTATGAAATCTTGCGCGATCTCAACCCACGCGAGACGGCCTTCATCGTTCAGAGCAAGACATTCACCACGCAAGAGACCCTGACGCTTGCCGAGAGCGCACGGCGCTGGTTGGCCGATGGCGGGATAGCGGTGTCCGCGCAAGGCCCGCACTGGATGGCCGTGACGGCGAATCCCGAACGCGCACAACACTGGGGCGTCCCACCAGCGCAGATTTTTCGCTTCTGGGACTGGGTCGGCGGGCGCTACTCGTTGTGGAGCGCCATCGGGCTGCCGCTGGCCATCGCGATCGGTGCCGACGCGTTCCGACAATTGCTCGCGGGCGGACACGCCATGGACGAACATTTCCGGCACGCGCCGCCAGCGCACAACCTGCCGCTGGCGCTGGCGCTGCTGGGTATCTGGAACCGCAACTTCCTCGGCTGCCCGACACTGCTGCAATCGGTCTACAGCGCACGGCTGGCCGAATGGGCCCGTTTCGTGCAGCAAATGGACATGGAGTCCAACGGCAAGTCGGTGCACATCGACGGCCGCCCGGTCACGGTCGACACCGGCCCGATCGTCTGGGGTGGCCTGGGCATCGATGGCCAGCACGCCTATTTTCAGTTGCTGCACCAAGGCACCCACCGCGTACCCGTTGAATTCATCGGAGTGCGGGACATGGGCGCGCCCTTGCCGCTGGCCGCCGAACACCAGCGCGTGGTACACACCAACCTTTTGGCACAAGCGCAAGCGCTGGCCGAAGGGCGCGACGCTGACGCCACCGCGGCTGCGCTGCGCGCCGAAGGGCTAAATGAAGAGGACGTGGAGCGCCTCACCCCGCATCGAACGTACCGCGGCAACGTGCCCAGCAGCATCGTGTGGCTACCGCGGTTGGATCCGTTTCACTTGGGCGCGCTCATCGCGGCGTACGAGCACAAAGTGTTTTGCCAAGCCGCCATTTGGGGCGTACACGCGTACGACCAATGGGGGGTGGAGCTGGGCAAAACCTTGGTGCGCCGCCTGCAAGCGTAG
- the zwf gene encoding glucose-6-phosphate dehydrogenase produces the protein MTDIVIFGGSGDLAWRKLIPALYMADLHGRLPEDTRILGLGRQPWSTQQYAAFLTQHSAPQLREQGDDERWHRFLQRIQYVALDANDANGYAVLGPLLRPPATRVYYLATAPALFAAICQHLDTAGLITPQSRVVLEKPLGHDLPTAQAINAAVAQHFAEHQIFRIDHYLGKETVQNLMVLRFGNAIFEPIWRAPYIRSVQITVAETVGVGNRAGFYDQTGALRDMVQNHLLQLLCIVAMEPPLSLEPDDVRDEKLKVLRSLPRMDLPTIRTHTVRGQYTAGAVEGQSVSGYLEEPGVPADSQTETFVALQTQVRNARWAGVPFFLRTGKRMATRRSQIVIDFAPLPFSIFGHSGDAIVNRLILTLQPEESVQLQMMAKEPGSGMNTKPVYLNLDLESALEGRRAEAYERLLIDVIKGRLTHFMRRDELEAAWRFIDPILEGWRALGEKPRPYTAGTWGPAASSALMARAGCSWFEES, from the coding sequence ATGACTGACATCGTCATTTTTGGCGGCAGCGGCGACTTGGCTTGGCGCAAGCTCATCCCCGCGCTGTACATGGCCGACCTCCACGGCCGGCTGCCCGAAGACACACGCATCCTCGGCTTGGGGCGGCAGCCCTGGAGCACGCAACAGTACGCGGCATTCTTGACGCAGCACAGCGCCCCTCAGCTGCGCGAGCAAGGCGATGACGAGCGCTGGCATCGCTTCCTGCAGCGCATTCAATACGTCGCGCTCGACGCCAACGATGCCAACGGTTATGCCGTGCTCGGCCCCTTGCTGCGCCCGCCCGCCACGCGGGTGTACTACCTGGCAACGGCACCCGCGCTCTTTGCCGCGATCTGCCAGCACCTCGACACCGCCGGGCTCATCACGCCGCAGTCTCGCGTCGTGCTGGAAAAACCATTGGGGCACGATCTGCCCACGGCGCAAGCCATCAACGCGGCGGTGGCGCAGCACTTCGCCGAGCACCAAATCTTTCGTATCGACCACTACCTGGGCAAAGAGACGGTACAAAACTTGATGGTGCTGCGCTTTGGCAACGCCATCTTCGAGCCCATTTGGCGCGCCCCCTATATCCGCAGCGTGCAAATCACGGTGGCGGAGACCGTGGGCGTGGGCAACCGCGCGGGCTTCTATGACCAAACCGGGGCGCTGCGCGACATGGTGCAAAACCACCTGTTGCAGCTGCTGTGCATCGTGGCCATGGAGCCTCCCCTGTCGTTGGAGCCTGACGATGTGCGGGATGAAAAGCTCAAAGTCCTGCGCAGCCTGCCGCGCATGGACCTGCCCACCATCCGCACGCACACCGTACGCGGCCAGTACACCGCGGGAGCCGTGGAGGGGCAATCCGTCTCGGGGTACCTCGAGGAGCCGGGCGTGCCCGCCGACAGCCAGACCGAAACTTTTGTCGCGCTGCAAACACAGGTGCGCAACGCGCGCTGGGCGGGCGTGCCGTTTTTCCTGCGCACTGGCAAGCGCATGGCCACGCGCCGCTCGCAAATCGTCATCGACTTTGCACCGCTGCCATTCTCCATCTTCGGGCACAGTGGCGACGCCATCGTCAACCGCCTGATCCTGACGCTGCAGCCCGAAGAGTCCGTCCAGCTGCAAATGATGGCCAAGGAGCCCGGCTCCGGCATGAACACCAAGCCCGTTTATCTGAATCTGGACCTGGAATCCGCACTGGAGGGACGGCGCGCCGAGGCGTATGAGCGGCTGCTGATCGACGTCATCAAAGGACGCTTGACGCACTTCATGCGTCGCGATGAGTTGGAAGCGGCGTGGCGCTTCATCGACCCCATTCTGGAAGGTTGGCGTGCGCTGGGCGAAAAACCGCGCCCATACACCGCGGGCACCTGGGGGCCGGCCGCCTCCTCCGCTCTGATGGCGCGCGCGGGCTGCTCGTGGTTCGAGGAAAGCTGA
- a CDS encoding PfkB family carbohydrate kinase codes for MNRPIYVYGEALMDCVVEPDGRLRPVRGGSPYNLARAAARLGARVHFLCPFSRDRFGQQLKAALAADGAAALSPDSTLPTALAVVHLHDGRAEYAFYREGVADRDVNAAQLAALLHAREPGILHSGSLALMPPDHQRTLELLRQLRQAGWTISLDLNLRPQVAQDLQAYRAAVAQALTVADWIKASDEDLVAMGCSADAHDPERTFEPLLRHGARHVAVTFGAAGACLWVDGSLAQAPAPPVTVRDTVGAGDTFWGACLADWASGDQPAQRITQTLSRALVAAALNCERTGCDPPWQQEVEARLRM; via the coding sequence ATGAATCGCCCGATTTACGTCTATGGCGAAGCCTTGATGGACTGCGTCGTCGAGCCCGACGGCCGCTTGCGCCCCGTGCGCGGCGGCAGTCCCTACAACCTGGCGCGCGCGGCGGCCCGCTTGGGTGCGCGCGTCCACTTTCTGTGCCCGTTTTCGCGCGACCGCTTTGGCCAACAACTCAAAGCCGCTTTGGCAGCCGACGGCGCGGCCGCACTCTCGCCCGACAGCACGCTGCCCACGGCACTGGCCGTGGTGCATCTGCACGACGGACGCGCCGAGTACGCGTTCTATCGCGAAGGCGTCGCGGATCGCGACGTCAACGCCGCCCAGTTGGCGGCGTTGTTGCACGCCCGCGAACCGGGAATCCTGCACAGCGGCTCACTGGCGCTCATGCCACCCGACCACCAACGCACACTCGAGTTGCTGCGGCAGTTGCGACAAGCCGGCTGGACGATCAGCCTGGACCTCAACCTGCGGCCTCAAGTGGCCCAGGACTTGCAGGCCTACCGCGCGGCCGTGGCGCAGGCCTTGACCGTGGCCGATTGGATCAAAGCCAGCGATGAAGATTTGGTGGCCATGGGCTGCAGCGCCGACGCGCACGACCCCGAGCGCACCTTCGAGCCGCTGCTGCGCCATGGCGCGCGCCACGTGGCGGTCACTTTCGGCGCAGCCGGTGCTTGCCTGTGGGTCGACGGCTCACTGGCGCAAGCCCCCGCGCCGCCGGTCACCGTGCGCGACACCGTTGGCGCGGGCGACACTTTCTGGGGGGCCTGCCTGGCCGATTGGGCCAGCGGCGACCAGCCTGCACAACGCATCACCCAAACCCTGTCGCGCGCGCTGGTGGCGGCCGCCCTCAACTGCGAGCGCACAGGGTGCGACCCGCCGTGGCAACAGGAGGTGGAAGCGCGTCTGCGCATGTAA
- the edd gene encoding phosphogluconate dehydratase, with protein MTTAALHPTLQRVTERIVERSRTTRATYLDTVARNRKPGPYRQALGCANLAHAWAAMPGEDKLRLREMRVPNLAIITAYNDMLSAHQPYEHYPPMLREAARRRGATAQVAAGVPAMCDGVTQGYEGMELSLFSRDTIALATAVGLSHAMFDGVLLLGICDKIVPGLLMGALAFGHLPAVFVPSGPMPSGLSNADKSRIRQQYAEGKVGRDALLAAEEAAYHGPGTCTFYGTANSNQMLLELMGLQLPGSSFVPPGTPLRSALTEAAVEQVLRLHQQGHTLASMVDERAIVNAMVGLLATGGSTNHTIHWVAVARSAGILIDWDDFAELSAVVPLLARVYPNGSADVNQFHAAGGLGFVVRELLDAGLLHEDVLTIAAEGLRAYTRAPELRDGQLHWAAVPADSGDETILRPASRPFAPDGGLKCLRGNLGRAVVKTSAVKPEHWYVRAPARVFHEQSELIAAHQRGELQRDFVAVVRFQGPRANGMPELHKLTPILGALQDQGFRVALVTDGRMSGASGKVPAAIHVSPEAADGGPLARVRDGDLIELDCRSGTLNALVDAAEWQARPTAAWDGGTHAGGCGRELFALFRAHATPAEAGASALQSVWPQSFPSSTTAP; from the coding sequence ATGACCACCGCCGCCCTACACCCGACGCTACAGCGGGTCACCGAACGCATCGTCGAGCGCAGCCGCACCACCCGCGCGACCTACCTCGACACCGTGGCTCGCAACCGCAAACCCGGCCCCTACCGCCAGGCCCTCGGCTGCGCCAACCTTGCCCACGCCTGGGCCGCGATGCCCGGTGAGGACAAGTTGCGGTTGCGCGAGATGCGCGTCCCCAACTTGGCCATCATCACCGCCTACAACGACATGCTCTCGGCACACCAGCCCTATGAGCACTACCCGCCCATGCTGCGCGAAGCCGCACGCCGCCGCGGGGCCACGGCCCAGGTTGCCGCGGGCGTCCCCGCCATGTGTGACGGCGTCACGCAAGGCTACGAGGGGATGGAGCTGTCGCTGTTTTCGCGCGACACCATTGCACTGGCCACCGCCGTGGGGCTGTCGCACGCCATGTTCGATGGCGTGCTGTTGTTGGGCATTTGCGACAAAATCGTGCCCGGCTTGCTCATGGGGGCGTTGGCCTTTGGTCACTTGCCCGCCGTTTTCGTGCCTTCCGGCCCCATGCCCTCGGGCCTGTCGAATGCCGACAAATCCCGCATTCGCCAACAATACGCCGAAGGCAAGGTGGGCCGCGACGCCCTGTTGGCAGCCGAAGAGGCGGCCTACCACGGCCCCGGTACCTGCACGTTTTACGGCACGGCCAACAGCAACCAGATGCTGCTGGAGCTGATGGGGCTGCAGCTGCCCGGTTCCTCGTTCGTGCCGCCCGGCACGCCGTTGCGCTCGGCGCTGACGGAGGCCGCTGTCGAGCAGGTGTTGCGGCTGCACCAACAGGGCCACACGCTGGCCAGCATGGTCGATGAGCGCGCGATCGTCAACGCCATGGTCGGCTTGCTGGCCACGGGCGGCTCGACCAACCATACCATCCACTGGGTGGCGGTTGCGCGCAGCGCCGGCATCCTCATCGACTGGGACGATTTTGCCGAGTTGTCCGCCGTGGTGCCGCTGCTGGCGCGTGTCTACCCCAACGGCAGCGCCGACGTCAATCAGTTCCACGCAGCGGGAGGCTTGGGCTTCGTGGTGCGCGAGTTGCTCGATGCCGGACTGCTGCACGAAGACGTTTTGACCATCGCCGCGGAGGGTTTGCGCGCCTACACCCGCGCCCCCGAGCTGCGCGACGGTCAGCTGCACTGGGCTGCGGTGCCCGCCGACAGCGGTGATGAAACCATCCTGCGCCCCGCCAGCCGCCCATTTGCCCCGGACGGCGGCCTCAAATGCCTGCGTGGCAACCTCGGGCGTGCCGTCGTCAAAACGTCGGCCGTCAAGCCCGAGCACTGGTATGTGCGAGCCCCGGCACGCGTTTTTCACGAGCAAAGCGAACTCATCGCCGCACACCAGCGCGGCGAATTGCAGCGCGACTTTGTCGCCGTCGTGCGCTTCCAGGGCCCGCGCGCCAACGGCATGCCCGAGCTGCACAAACTCACGCCCATCCTCGGGGCACTGCAAGACCAGGGGTTTCGCGTCGCGCTCGTCACCGACGGGCGCATGTCCGGGGCCTCTGGCAAAGTGCCCGCCGCGATCCACGTCAGCCCCGAGGCCGCCGACGGCGGACCGCTGGCGCGCGTGCGCGACGGCGACCTCATCGAACTGGACTGCCGCAGCGGCACTCTCAACGCACTGGTCGACGCGGCCGAGTGGCAAGCCCGCCCCACCGCCGCTTGGGATGGTGGCACCCACGCCGGCGGCTGTGGACGCGAGCTCTTTGCCCTCTTCCGTGCACATGCCACCCCGGCCGAAGCGGGTGCCAGTGCGCTGCAAAGTGTCTGGCCCCAGTCCTTCCCTTCCTCCACCACTGCACCATGA
- a CDS encoding ABC transporter permease, with amino-acid sequence MKTPAIRLANMPSLAALGPAFALLAAVAFFATQNERFLTPQNFSLILQQVMVVGVLALGQTLIILTAGIDLSCGMIMALGGVVMAKVAADWGWSAPAAMALGLAVTTLLGALNGWLVTQWRLPSFIVTLGTLNIAFAVTQLYSRSQTITDIPEGMVWLGNTFRLGETAVAYGVVVLLLLYAVAWWALRETQPGRHVYAVGNHPEATRLVGIATHRVLFGVYVVAGALYGVAAMLSVARTGAGDPYAGQTDNLDAITAVVLGGTSLFGGRGSVMGTLLGVLIVGVFRNGLTLMGLPSIYQVLVTGILVILAVAFDNVARRGGR; translated from the coding sequence ATGAAAACGCCAGCCATACGTCTTGCCAATATGCCGTCCCTCGCGGCTTTGGGGCCTGCCTTTGCTTTATTGGCGGCAGTCGCTTTTTTTGCTACCCAGAATGAGCGATTTTTGACCCCGCAGAATTTCAGCCTGATCTTGCAGCAGGTGATGGTGGTGGGGGTGTTGGCCCTGGGGCAGACGCTGATCATTCTGACCGCGGGCATCGATTTGAGCTGCGGCATGATCATGGCCCTGGGCGGGGTGGTCATGGCCAAGGTCGCGGCCGACTGGGGCTGGAGTGCACCGGCCGCGATGGCGTTGGGGCTGGCTGTCACGACGCTGCTCGGTGCCCTCAACGGATGGTTGGTCACGCAGTGGCGGCTGCCCTCCTTTATCGTCACGCTGGGCACACTCAACATCGCGTTTGCGGTGACGCAGCTGTATTCCCGGTCGCAGACCATCACGGATATCCCCGAAGGCATGGTGTGGCTGGGCAACACCTTTCGTCTTGGTGAGACGGCTGTTGCCTATGGCGTGGTAGTGTTGCTGTTGCTATACGCCGTGGCGTGGTGGGCGCTGCGCGAGACGCAGCCAGGTCGCCACGTGTACGCGGTGGGTAACCATCCGGAGGCCACGCGCCTGGTCGGGATTGCCACACACCGCGTGCTATTCGGGGTGTACGTTGTGGCCGGTGCGCTGTATGGCGTGGCCGCGATGCTTTCTGTGGCTCGCACGGGGGCGGGCGATCCGTATGCCGGCCAGACCGACAACCTCGACGCCATCACGGCGGTGGTGCTGGGGGGCACCAGTCTTTTCGGGGGGCGCGGCTCCGTGATGGGTACGTTGTTGGGGGTGTTGATCGTGGGCGTATTTCGCAACGGGTTGACCTTGATGGGTTTGCCCTCTATCTACCAGGTGCTGGTGACGGGCATTTTGGTGATTTTGGCGGTGGCGTTCGATAATGTCGCGCGCAGGGGAGGGCGGTGA
- the pgl gene encoding 6-phosphogluconolactonase — MSNTASRGAAAAVTEHRHDTPAQQAHALADAVAAQLQQALRARAVATLAVSGGRSPVAFLQALAQQPLPWERVLITLVDERCLPDGHTERNATLVTQHLLHAGAQRATWIDWLAGLPDPQTVPDDALLQWAAERGATLPWPLDVVVLGMGEDGHTASWFADSPGLDVALHGLARLTVTHPRHAPYRRLTLTRRAITEARHRHLALAGARKGSVYARARLAPTASLPVSLLLHDPRSPIDVWLADTQS, encoded by the coding sequence ATGTCCAACACCGCCTCCCGCGGCGCGGCTGCGGCCGTCACCGAACACCGACACGATACCCCCGCGCAGCAGGCCCACGCTTTGGCCGACGCGGTGGCCGCGCAGCTGCAGCAAGCGCTGCGCGCCCGCGCCGTGGCCACACTGGCCGTCTCCGGCGGGCGCTCGCCCGTGGCATTTTTGCAGGCGCTGGCGCAACAGCCCCTGCCGTGGGAGCGGGTGCTCATCACGCTGGTGGATGAGCGCTGCCTGCCCGATGGGCACACCGAACGCAACGCCACGCTCGTTACGCAACACCTGCTCCACGCTGGCGCGCAGCGCGCCACGTGGATCGATTGGCTGGCTGGGCTACCCGATCCACAAACGGTGCCCGACGATGCGCTGCTGCAGTGGGCCGCCGAGCGCGGCGCAACACTGCCATGGCCGCTGGACGTCGTGGTGCTGGGCATGGGGGAGGACGGGCATACCGCTTCGTGGTTTGCGGACAGCCCCGGGCTGGACGTCGCGCTGCACGGATTGGCGCGATTGACCGTGACACACCCGCGCCACGCCCCCTATCGGCGCTTGACATTGACGCGCCGCGCCATCACCGAGGCCCGCCACCGCCACCTGGCGCTGGCGGGGGCCCGCAAGGGCAGCGTTTACGCACGAGCGCGGCTGGCCCCTACCGCGTCGTTGCCCGTTTCGCTGCTGTTGCACGACCCGCGCAGCCCGATCGACGTTTGGTTGGCCGACACGCAATCCTGA
- a CDS encoding sugar ABC transporter substrate-binding protein, which translates to MKAIHRARSRFALALLSSLVAGVCSAQPIIGLITKTETNPFFVKMKEGAEAEAKKLGATLLTASGKFDGDNASQVTAIENMVAAGAKTILITPSDAKAIVPAIKKAQAQGVMVIALDSPTDPENAADALFATNNYKAGELVGAYARAALQGKKPVVATLDLFPGHPVGAQRHNGFLKGFGLPSFDAKSNELARPDAVVCMADTHGDRAKGQTAMENCLQKNPSINVVYTINEPAAAGAYNALKAAGKEKDVLIVSVDGGCEGVANVGKGVIAATSQQYPLRMAAMGVAAGVEYAKTGRKVSGYTDTGVELIAAKPVPGVPSKDVDFGLANCWGKR; encoded by the coding sequence ATGAAGGCGATCCATCGCGCGCGCAGCCGTTTCGCGCTTGCGCTGTTGAGCAGCTTGGTGGCGGGCGTTTGCTCAGCACAACCGATCATCGGGCTCATCACCAAAACCGAGACCAATCCGTTTTTTGTCAAAATGAAAGAGGGGGCGGAGGCCGAAGCGAAAAAGCTGGGCGCTACCCTCTTGACGGCGTCCGGTAAATTTGATGGCGACAATGCCTCGCAGGTGACGGCCATCGAGAATATGGTGGCAGCCGGGGCCAAAACCATTCTGATCACCCCGAGTGACGCCAAGGCCATCGTGCCAGCCATTAAAAAAGCGCAGGCGCAAGGGGTCATGGTGATCGCGTTGGACAGTCCTACCGACCCCGAGAATGCCGCGGACGCGTTGTTTGCTACCAACAATTACAAAGCGGGCGAGCTCGTCGGTGCATATGCGCGAGCCGCGCTGCAGGGCAAGAAACCGGTCGTTGCGACACTGGATCTGTTCCCTGGGCACCCCGTGGGAGCGCAGCGCCACAATGGCTTTTTGAAAGGTTTTGGGCTGCCGTCGTTTGATGCAAAAAGCAACGAGCTGGCTCGGCCCGACGCGGTGGTGTGCATGGCCGATACCCACGGTGATCGGGCCAAAGGGCAGACGGCCATGGAGAACTGTCTGCAAAAGAACCCAAGCATCAATGTGGTCTACACCATCAACGAGCCAGCGGCGGCCGGAGCCTACAACGCGCTCAAAGCCGCAGGCAAGGAAAAGGATGTTTTGATCGTCTCTGTCGATGGCGGGTGTGAGGGGGTGGCCAATGTGGGCAAAGGCGTCATCGCGGCGACCAGCCAGCAATATCCCTTGCGTATGGCGGCTATGGGGGTGGCGGCGGGTGTCGAATATGCCAAAACCGGCCGCAAGGTGAGTGGCTACACCGACACGGGGGTTGAGTTGATCGCGGCCAAACCCGTGCCGGGCGTGCCCAGCAAAGATGTCGACTTTGGTTTGGCCAATTGCTGGGGCAAACGCTGA
- a CDS encoding MurR/RpiR family transcriptional regulator, with protein sequence MLDRIRTCLAELPPAERRVAQLVLDDPRRFAQLPVGELARLANVSKPTVLRFCRHLGCEGLTDFKFRLAATVGDGVPYIHRSISEDDDLPTIAHKVVDNAVAALLKFRHELSDAALAQAVDALEHAWRGQHRIELYGVGNSGVVAEDAQHKLFRLGVNSRAFADGHLQLMSAALLQPGDVAVIFSNSGRTRDLIDATEVARRNGATTIAVTRTRTPLAQVAAIVLAADHSERDDQDIPMISRLIHLQYVDILTINLALRMGTQRVQPLLKTVKAHLSNKRYR encoded by the coding sequence ATGCTCGATCGCATCCGCACTTGCCTGGCTGAGTTGCCACCCGCCGAACGGCGCGTGGCCCAGCTCGTGCTGGACGATCCACGCCGTTTCGCCCAACTGCCGGTGGGTGAACTGGCCCGTCTGGCTAACGTGAGCAAACCCACCGTTTTGCGGTTCTGCCGCCACCTCGGCTGCGAGGGACTGACCGACTTCAAATTCCGTCTGGCGGCGACCGTCGGCGATGGCGTACCCTATATCCACCGCAGCATCAGCGAAGACGATGACCTGCCCACCATCGCCCACAAAGTCGTCGACAACGCCGTTGCAGCGCTGCTGAAATTCCGCCACGAACTGTCAGATGCCGCCCTGGCGCAGGCGGTGGACGCGCTCGAGCATGCCTGGCGCGGCCAGCATCGCATCGAGCTCTATGGCGTGGGCAACTCTGGCGTCGTGGCCGAGGACGCGCAGCACAAGCTCTTTCGCCTGGGCGTCAACAGCCGCGCCTTCGCCGACGGACATTTGCAGCTGATGAGTGCGGCCCTGCTGCAGCCCGGCGATGTGGCGGTGATCTTTTCCAACTCGGGGCGCACGCGCGATTTGATCGATGCCACCGAGGTGGCGCGCCGCAACGGGGCCACGACCATTGCCGTCACCCGCACGCGCACCCCGCTGGCGCAAGTGGCCGCCATTGTGTTGGCCGCCGACCACAGTGAGCGCGATGATCAGGACATCCCCATGATCTCGCGCCTCATCCACTTGCAATACGTCGACATTTTGACGATCAACCTGGCGCTGCGCATGGGCACCCAGCGCGTGCAACCCCTGCTCAAAACCGTCAAAGCGCATCTGAGCAACAAGCGCTACCGGTAA
- the eda gene encoding bifunctional 4-hydroxy-2-oxoglutarate aldolase/2-dehydro-3-deoxy-phosphogluconate aldolase → MTDIAAQKAATLPAFRTRVLPVVVVDDADHAVDLARALWAGGIDAIEVTLRSDAALAAIERIARHAPEVVVGAGTVLSAQQLHQARDAGARFALSPGCTPALLQAALSARLPFVPGVATPSEAMRAAEAGYSLLKFFPAESLGGPDTLRAWAGPLPHLRWCPTGGITAARVADYLALPTVAMVGGSWLTPRSALQAKDWGAITALARDAVQRSATGAAAPQP, encoded by the coding sequence ATGACCGATATCGCTGCTCAAAAGGCTGCCACCCTGCCCGCCTTTCGCACGCGGGTGTTACCGGTGGTCGTCGTCGACGATGCAGACCATGCCGTCGATCTGGCCCGCGCCCTGTGGGCTGGTGGCATCGACGCCATCGAAGTAACGTTGCGCTCCGATGCTGCCCTGGCCGCCATCGAGCGCATCGCTCGCCACGCCCCGGAAGTGGTCGTCGGGGCCGGCACCGTGCTGTCTGCCCAACAGCTGCACCAAGCGCGCGACGCGGGTGCCCGATTCGCCCTCTCGCCGGGCTGTACACCCGCGCTGTTGCAGGCGGCCCTGAGCGCCCGGCTGCCATTCGTGCCCGGTGTGGCCACCCCCAGCGAAGCCATGCGGGCCGCCGAAGCGGGCTATTCCCTGCTCAAATTTTTCCCGGCCGAGTCGCTCGGCGGCCCCGACACCCTGCGCGCATGGGCGGGGCCGCTGCCGCACTTGCGCTGGTGCCCGACAGGCGGAATCACAGCCGCGCGTGTGGCAGACTATCTGGCGTTGCCCACCGTGGCCATGGTCGGAGGGTCGTGGCTGACGCCACGCAGCGCCCTGCAGGCCAAGGACTGGGGTGCCATCACCGCGCTGGCCCGTGATGCCGTGCAGCGCAGCGCCACGGGTGCCGCCGCGCCTCAGCCCTGA